Sequence from the Fictibacillus arsenicus genome:
AAACTACTCAACGTCTTTTTCAAAATCGTCGGCTATATCATGAAGGCTGCGCCTCTAGGTGCATTTGGTGCGATGGCTTTTACAATTGGGAACTACGGGCTAGAGTCACTCGTTCCACTTGGAAAACTTATGATAGCCGTTTATACGACGATGTTCTGTTTTGTCTTTATCGTGTTGAATCTAATCTGTAAAATGTATGGCTTCAGTCTGTGGAAGTATTTAAAGTTTATTAAAGACGAACTTCTGATTGTTCTCGGGACAAGCTCTTCAGAATCCGTACTTCCTCGGATGATGAACAAGATGGAAAAGTTCGGATGCTCGAAGTCAGTAGTTGGTCTTGTTATTCCTACTGGTTATTCGTTCAACCTGGATGGTACATCCATCTATCTGTCGATGGCTGTTGTATTCCTTGCTCAAGTGTTTGGCATAGACCTTAGTTTGACTCAGCAGCTTACGATCATTGCGGTATTGATGCTCACGTCAAAAGGTGCGGCAGCTGTTACAGGCGGGGGCTTTATCGTACTTGCTTCAACTTTGACTGCAATGCAGGTTATTCCTGTAGAAGGTCTTGCCCTATTGCTCGGGGTTGACCGTTTCATGAGTGAAGCTCGTGCAATTGTTAACTTGATCGGAAACGGAATCGCAACAATCGTAGTTTCAAAGAGTGAGAATGAATTTGATGAAGGTAAGAGCGAGGAAGCGATCCAGGAAATGTATGAAAACAGAAAAATTGCCGTGTAATACAAATAGAGCTTTGGTCAAAACAGACTAAAGCTCTTTCTTTTTGATATGATTTAGAAAAAGCATGTGGAGGGAGAGCAAGATATGATCTGTAAAAGACTCAACATCAAATACCCCATTATCCAGGCAGGAATGGCAGGCGGTCCGACAACTTCGGAGCTTGTAGCCGCGGTCAGCAATGCAGGTGCTCTTGGAACATTAGGAGCGGGGTATATGACACCAGAAGATATACGAAATGTACTCTCACAAATTATGAAACTAACGAAAAAACCTTTTGCCGTGAATCTCTTTCTTCCACAAGTCTATGAAAAAAATGAACAGCAGATCTTGAGTATGCAGAAATACTTGAATAAGTACCGGAAACAGCTCGGCATTCCGGAAGTCTATTCTGTTCCGGATATCCAGGATCTTTTTGAACAGCAGCTTAACGTGGTGATTGAAGCGGAAGTGAAAATTGTAAGCTTTACGTTCAACAAACCTTCTGCTGGTTTAATAGAAAAATTGCATAATAGCGGAATTACGGTGATCGCCACAGCAACAACTTTAAAAGAAGCGAAAGAACTAGAGTCACTCGGTGTTGATATGATCGTTGCACAGGGAAGTGAGGCGGGTGGTCATAGAGGAACGTTCTTGGATGTTGAAGACGAGGCGTTGATCGGCACGATGGCATTGGTTCCCCAAATTGTAGATGCTGTTCAATGCCCTGTAATCGCAGCTGGCGGCATAATGGACGGCAGAGGGATGGCGGCAGCCTTCTCGCTGGGAGCATCAGCTGTACAGCTAGGAACAGCATTTTTAACCGTTCAAGAAAGCGGGGCAAGCGAGATTCACAAGTCAGCCATCCTAACAAGCAAGGATACAGATACAAAAATAACCCAGGCGTTCTCAGGAAAAAGCGCAAGAGGATTTAAGAATGAAATGATGTTGAGTTTAGAGAGCGCCCCCAGCTTGCCACCTTATCCGATCCAACACGTGTTAACATCAGACATCAGAAAAGAAGCGGCAAAGCAGGGAAACAAAGAGTTGGTTTCTATGTGGGCAGGGCAGGCATCTGCATTAAGCAAGAAACAAACTGCTAAGGAATTAATTGAATGCCTTGTACATGAGTACAGAACAACGATTTCAAAGATTCTAACTGAATGGAACTAAGGCAGCATCACATATCGCGATGCTGTTTTTTATTTTTTGCTGCTGTTCTTTTATTTAATCCATAAAAATATATTGTGAATAAGCAGTACAATACAGTGAAAGGGGTGACAGTCATGGATTTTGCGAGTATGGCAGCAGATTTTTCACCGTATGTCGGTCTGGCTGTGATTTTATATGCGATTCGTCAAACAGAACGAGTGTCGAATAAATACATCCCCATTGTAGCTATCGTATTAGGAGTCCTTTATTCTTTTTGGGAATCTGGAGGAGCAAGTCCGGGTGCCACATTAGAAGGATTGAAATATGCACTGCTTGGAATCGGTACAGTTGCGGGTGTGAAGTATTCCATTGAAAACAAGTCAAAGAAATAATATTAGAGCAGTACTGTATATATGTAACGGGTTCTCTTTTGGAGTACAAAACAGAAAAAAGCAATACAAATAGCAAGCTAATTTGCATATGAATTAGCTTGCTTATTTTTGTTGCTATATCAATGTTTATTGGGTTTTTATGTTCGAATTAGCACCCTAATTCGCATAGCTTTTAGCAGGATGACAATAACTACGCTGCGATTTGGTATGCGAATTCACTTGTTAAAAGACTTACCAATTTTGGCGGAAAAGGATTAGACGACGGCTAAATCGAATATATAATTAGATTAAAAGTATGCTGTTCTTATTCAACGTAGCAGGTTAGTAAAAAAGGATACTTACATATTAATAACCAATTGTTGATGAACAGAGTAAAGAAGAATAGTGATAAAAATGAAATTCAGACCGTGTATAGACATTCAATAGTGACAAATTATATTTGTAGGATGATAAGTCGATGATAGGAATAAGCATAGCAACGAAGTGGGAATACGAAGCAACATTGGAATACTTTAGCATAAAAGATAACGAACGTTTTGGTTATCCATATGGCGAGTATTTCATAAGAACAATTAATGATACTGAACTTGTTTTTTATAGTACAGGTGTAAGAAAAGTAAATGGTGTTGGTGGTAATCAGTATATGATTTCTAAATTTAATTTAACTAAAGTAATCGTTGCTGGAACATGTGCAGGAATAGATGATAAGTTTAGTAATTTAGATATTTTTGTACCCGATAAAGCCGTTCAATATGATTGCACAGTAAAAGAAATCGAGCCTCTTATTAAACAATCCTTCATAGTTAATTTTGATCTATCAAAATATGGAAATGATTTTTGTAACGGAACAATTGGCACCGCTGATAAAGCAGTAGTTATGTGGAAGGACTATTTAGAACTTAAAAAAAACGAAATAACAATAGCCGATACAGAAGCGGGTGCAATTGCTTATATCTGTAAGAAGAATGATGTTGAATGCATTATTATTAAAGGGATATCTGATTTTCCAACAGATGAAAGAAACTCTGATAAATTCGAATCGAACATTGAACAAATTAATGTTTATTTAGAAAACACCCCCAAAGTTATGAACAAAATATTTGGCGAATATTTAAAAAGATTTATTTGAAAAAATGTTATGAAGTAAAAGGGTGCGATTACGGAATGAAGCTCTGTCCAATTGCAATCAATAAAAATGCTAAAAGCACTGCGATTTGAGTGCTTTTTCGTTTGCTAATTTATATGCGATTCTCTATGTTTTTTAACTTTTTGTACTCCAAAAGAGAACCCGTTAGTATATATGCAGTACTGTTTTTTTGTTGCAATAATTAGCGGCTCGACCTGCAGATCGTATTTAGTAAAACTCGCGGATATATAGTAAAAACTCGCGGAATTATTGCAATAATTCGCGGGATTATGAATTAAACTCGCGGGAATATCACAAAAATTTCAGGAATTATAGGTTTTGAAAGACAAAAACAAGCTTAGAGGACGTAAAACTGTCTACCTTTTATTAGATTTTGAAGCGAATCCACTCTGAATAGATATTTTTTATGATCATTTTCTTATGAATTGCATGTGTAGGTACAATGTTTGGCTTCGGTTTGTCATTCTTGCAAAAAACTAATCAACTAAGTTGCACAATAATTATACAAAGATTTAACAATGTGGTTATGGGGTAATGTAAAATAAATCTATGAAAAGGGTGATGCTGTTATGAAACTGAAAAAAGAGTTAGATACTGAGCTCCTTGAAAGATTATTGTTTAAAGATCCTGAAGCTCTTAAACAATTAGTGAGTTCATACAGCACACTTCTATTTCAAATTGCCTTTCGAATAACTGGTGATCAAAAAGCTTCTGAAAAAATACTAAGTGATATATTCCGGGAACTTTGGGACAAGCCAAATAAATTTACTCAAACTGAAGATACATTTCATTCAAGTTACTTGATCAAACGCTGCAAAATCAAATGCGTTCAATTTGAAGAAACACATA
This genomic interval carries:
- the dctP gene encoding C4-dicarboxylate transporter DctP, coding for MKKLFKNLTFQVLTAIAVGVLVGLIWPEVGKQMKPVGDTFINAVKMVIAPIIFLTIVLGIAKMGDMKKVGKVGGKAFIYFEVVTTLALVIGLIVVNVLKPGAGLDFDKLEKGDVSEYTSEGGGKIDWIEFVTHIVPSNMVDAFAKGDILQVLFFSILFGVGLTALGNSGKIIIEFFEKLLNVFFKIVGYIMKAAPLGAFGAMAFTIGNYGLESLVPLGKLMIAVYTTMFCFVFIVLNLICKMYGFSLWKYLKFIKDELLIVLGTSSSESVLPRMMNKMEKFGCSKSVVGLVIPTGYSFNLDGTSIYLSMAVVFLAQVFGIDLSLTQQLTIIAVLMLTSKGAAAVTGGGFIVLASTLTAMQVIPVEGLALLLGVDRFMSEARAIVNLIGNGIATIVVSKSENEFDEGKSEEAIQEMYENRKIAV
- a CDS encoding RNA polymerase sigma factor — protein: MKLKKELDTELLERLLFKDPEALKQLVSSYSTLLFQIAFRITGDQKASEKILSDIFRELWDKPNKFTQTEDTFHSSYLIKRCKIKCVQFEETHIKSLLSKKSKNYIAACRSI
- a CDS encoding phage holin family protein, with the protein product MDFASMAADFSPYVGLAVILYAIRQTERVSNKYIPIVAIVLGVLYSFWESGGASPGATLEGLKYALLGIGTVAGVKYSIENKSKK
- a CDS encoding NAD(P)H-dependent flavin oxidoreductase — translated: MICKRLNIKYPIIQAGMAGGPTTSELVAAVSNAGALGTLGAGYMTPEDIRNVLSQIMKLTKKPFAVNLFLPQVYEKNEQQILSMQKYLNKYRKQLGIPEVYSVPDIQDLFEQQLNVVIEAEVKIVSFTFNKPSAGLIEKLHNSGITVIATATTLKEAKELESLGVDMIVAQGSEAGGHRGTFLDVEDEALIGTMALVPQIVDAVQCPVIAAGGIMDGRGMAAAFSLGASAVQLGTAFLTVQESGASEIHKSAILTSKDTDTKITQAFSGKSARGFKNEMMLSLESAPSLPPYPIQHVLTSDIRKEAAKQGNKELVSMWAGQASALSKKQTAKELIECLVHEYRTTISKILTEWN
- a CDS encoding 5'-methylthioadenosine/S-adenosylhomocysteine nucleosidase family protein, with translation MIGISIATKWEYEATLEYFSIKDNERFGYPYGEYFIRTINDTELVFYSTGVRKVNGVGGNQYMISKFNLTKVIVAGTCAGIDDKFSNLDIFVPDKAVQYDCTVKEIEPLIKQSFIVNFDLSKYGNDFCNGTIGTADKAVVMWKDYLELKKNEITIADTEAGAIAYICKKNDVECIIIKGISDFPTDERNSDKFESNIEQINVYLENTPKVMNKIFGEYLKRFI